A single Bacillus sp. HMF5848 DNA region contains:
- a CDS encoding SDR family oxidoreductase — MSKNNVIIVTGANSGMGKATAIQMAKTGATVIMACRNKDRGEAALKDVRNQSGNSSVELMLCDLGSLESIRSFCESFKEKYNRLDVLINNAGVILPGRHETKDGFELQFGVNHLGHFLLTNLLLESLIKSAPSRIINVSSGAHKVGKIHFEDINLTTNYSLWRAYAQSKLANILFTYELSERLAGTGVTVNCLHPGAVATNMGVNRKTGFGTLITRMLRPFFQTAEQGAETALYLATSSDVEDITGCYFYKNRAINSSKASNDKEIAKQLWTLSEKLVGL, encoded by the coding sequence ATGAGTAAAAACAATGTCATAATCGTAACAGGTGCGAACTCGGGTATGGGGAAAGCAACAGCTATTCAGATGGCTAAAACAGGTGCGACAGTGATAATGGCATGTAGAAACAAGGACCGGGGTGAAGCAGCTCTAAAGGACGTGAGAAATCAGAGTGGCAATAGTTCTGTTGAGCTTATGCTCTGTGATCTTGGCTCATTAGAAAGTATTCGAAGCTTTTGTGAAAGCTTTAAAGAAAAGTATAATCGTCTTGATGTGCTGATAAACAATGCTGGGGTTATTTTGCCAGGGCGGCACGAAACAAAAGATGGATTTGAATTGCAGTTCGGAGTGAATCACTTAGGGCATTTTTTGTTGACGAATCTACTGTTGGAAAGTCTCATTAAAAGTGCACCCTCAAGAATTATCAATGTCTCTTCTGGTGCACATAAGGTAGGAAAGATTCATTTTGAAGATATAAACTTAACTACCAACTATTCTCTTTGGCGCGCTTATGCACAATCGAAGCTTGCTAATATTTTGTTTACATACGAATTATCAGAAAGATTAGCGGGAACAGGTGTAACAGTAAATTGCTTACATCCAGGTGCTGTAGCAACTAATATGGGAGTTAATAGAAAGACCGGCTTTGGAACACTTATTACTCGTATGTTGCGGCCCTTTTTCCAGACTGCCGAACAAGGTGCTGAAACAGCATTGTATCTAGCGACATCAAGTGATGTAGAGGATATAACAGGCTGTTATTTTTATAAAAATAGGGCGATAAATTCTTCTAAAGCTTCTAATGACAAAGAAATAGCTAAGCAATTATGGACTTTAAGCGAGAAACTCGTAGGCCTTTAA
- a CDS encoding DUF421 domain-containing protein produces the protein MGFLEMTIRCILIFVALYIMARILGKKIIAQMTIFDVVAGITLGSISGSFMFSHDISITVGVYALILFAILTLLIDFIALKSFIGRKILTDEPTLIIKNGKIHEEGMAKARLSVDELLFQLRKKNIFYVDQVDFAFFETDGTVSANLKTEEQPATKKELTLSTPSRGIPQTFIIDGKILKNTLKSLNKDEEWVYSLLKSYNVNKISDVFIAQIDEREAVFIDKRVDHSSL, from the coding sequence ATGGGTTTTTTAGAAATGACAATAAGGTGTATACTAATCTTTGTAGCCCTTTATATAATGGCTCGCATACTTGGTAAAAAAATAATAGCTCAGATGACTATTTTTGATGTAGTAGCTGGCATAACATTAGGCTCTATCTCTGGATCTTTTATGTTTAGTCATGACATTTCCATTACAGTTGGTGTATACGCACTAATATTATTTGCTATCTTAACTTTATTAATTGACTTTATTGCTTTGAAGTCATTTATCGGCAGAAAAATTTTAACTGATGAACCAACTTTAATTATAAAGAACGGGAAAATTCATGAGGAAGGTATGGCTAAAGCACGGTTAAGTGTAGATGAACTATTATTTCAGCTTCGTAAGAAAAATATATTTTATGTTGATCAAGTTGACTTCGCGTTTTTCGAAACAGATGGGACTGTATCTGCTAATTTAAAAACTGAGGAGCAGCCCGCGACAAAAAAAGAACTAACACTGTCTACACCTTCAAGAGGCATTCCACAGACATTCATTATTGATGGTAAAATATTGAAAAATACACTTAAATCCCTTAACAAGGATGAGGAGTGGGTCTATTCGTTACTAAAGTCTTATAATGTTAACAAAATTAGCGATGTGTTTATCGCTCAAATAGACGAAAGAGAAGCAGTATTTATTGATAAAAGAGTAGACCACTCCTCACTTTAA